In the Colletotrichum lupini chromosome 1, complete sequence genome, one interval contains:
- a CDS encoding ERCC4 domain-containing protein has translation MPAEVIDLLSSSPSGPSSANARPPLSRPAPPAVVAVATALAYGDEDVFDLTAESPEIVPSVLPKATSPSLTNSATKRAREEIVHVNTPIYFNSDDFDTTIDLESSLPIENGLNNEPRERKRPRLSSPRRSRRSSFDRSHSATNHDTRPPEKQGDGLRRVRSVVEPIEFSSSPGVFSRPRTTAPAASTTVDRLDSDDPFAALPPSAQPAPVCENPRPTNATATGTGHINYQLSSDDPFASSPPVARKTIPQPCAITLDDDDGDPFASSPRRAPTETMKPPDTRTLAGTAVKGKEKAVSPPRRKAHWDPISSSAPELKTRSDPFESSPPPPRKTMTKAASAVINLSDSEPEPAARGLDADSDGEFPDLDNFDVSKLKARLYTKKPASRTTSKAPSKATSKPSTSRAPTTKTVEEKTREKEAKAAEREREKERKKQEKDAAREQKAKEKERAAALAEVNKIRTDKKVSTPEMIADLPASLPPAMTLQIQTLLKDLDAQHSTWESPVDNVVKWRRKVASRFNDELGHWEPIPMRIEPDNFALVIVTASEFVTYALGPEGNNLEAHVSKMKQHFPQERLIYLIEGLNPWMRKNRNIRNRQFASAVRGEDATTAGDAQASTSAAAPAPQPRRRKNQQPQEYIDEDSVEDALLQLQVMYDVLIHHTAAAVETAQWVAVFTQHISTVPYRKQREATNAAGAGFCMETGQVRTGEDVKDTYVRMLQEIVRVTQPVAYGIVSEFGTVGELVKAFEERGPLCLENCRKSTNKDGGFSDRAIGKAVSKRIYKIFTETDEWSTDV, from the coding sequence ATGCCTGCCGAAGTGATCGACCTTCTCTCCAGCAGCCCCTCGGGGCCCTCTTCTGCGAACGCAAGACCCCCACTATCTCGTCCTGCGCCACCGGCTGTTGTAGCTGTCGCAACGGCACTGGCATACGGCGACGAAGATGTGTTTGATTTAACAGCCGAATCACCAGAGATTGTCCCGTCCGTACTGCCGAAAGCGACGTCCCCGTCATTGACAAATTCAGCAACAAAACGTGCACGAGAGGAAATTGTTCATGTGAATACGCCCATTTACTTCAACTCGGACGACTTTGATACGACTATCGATCTCGAAAGCAGCCTACCAATTGAAAATGGGTTGAACAACGAACCACGAGAGCGCAAAAGACCACGACTCTCGTCTCCTCGTCGCAGCCGCAGATCCTCCTTCGACCGCTCCCATTCCGCCACTAATCACGACACCCGGCCGCCTGAGAAGCAGGGTGACGGTTTGCGACGTGTACGTTCAGTTGTGGAACCAATCGAATTCTCAAGTTCTCCCGGTGTCTTCTCTCGACCGAGGACAACTGCTCCAGCTGCTTCAACGACGGTGGATAGGCTTGACTCCGATGACCCGTTCGCAGCACTGCCGCCTTCAGCGCAGCCTGCGCCGGTATGCGAGAACCCGCGCCCGACGAATGCTACAGCCACCGGGACCGGCCACATAAACTACCAATTAAGCTCCGATGATCCCTTTGCGAGTTCGCCACCTGTGGCACGGAAAACGATACCACAGCCGTGTGCAATAACTCTAGACGATGACGATGGCGACCCATTTGCCAGCTCACCGAGACGAGCGCCGACGGAGACTATGAAACCACCAGATACAAGAACATTAGCTGGGACTGCGGTCAAGGGAAAAGAGAAGGCCGTCTCACCGCCCAGACGAAAGGCTCATTGGGACCCCATCTCGAGCTCTGCGCCCGAGCTAAAGACCAGAAGTGATCCATTCGAGAgctctcctcctccaccgCGAAAGACCATGACCAAAGCCGCTAGCGCTGTGATTAATCTCAGCGACTCTGAGCCGGAGCCTGCAGCCCGCGGTCTCGATGCCGACTCGGACGGAGAGTTTCCAGACCTCGATAACTTTGATGTTTCGAAACTCAAAGCACGATTGTATACGAAAAAGCCAGCTTCACGAACCACCTCAAAGGCGCCATCGAAAGCCACCTCGAAACCGAGTACCAGCCGCGCACCGACGACAAAAACAGTGGAAGAAAAGAcgagagagaaagaagcGAAAGCTGCGGaacgagagagagaaaaggaaCGCAAGAAGCAAGAGAAAGATGCTGCCAGGGAGCAAAAGGCCAAGGAAAAGGAACGAGCGGCTGCGCTGGCAGAGGTCAACAAGATCAGGACCGACAAGAAGGTGTCAACCCCCGAAATGATTGCAGACCTCCCGGCTAGCCTGCCCCCGGCCATGACGCTTCAAATACAGACATTGTTAAAAGACCTCGACGCGCAGCACTCTACCTGGGAGAGTCCCGTGGACAACGTGGTTAAGTGGAGGAGAAAAGTTGCAAGTCGGTTCAACGACGAGCTCGGGCACTGGGAGCCGATTCCTATGCGCATTGAACCAGACAACTTCGCGCTTGTCATTGTCACTGCGTCTGAATTTGTCACATACGCCCTGGGACCCGAGGGTAACAACCTCGAGGCCCACGTCTCCAAGATGAAGCAACATTTCCCACAGGAACGGCTCATCTATCTAATCGAAGGCCTCAACCCTTGGATGAGAAAGAATCGCAACATTCGGAACCGACAATTCGCATCTGCCGTTCGCGGCGAAGATGCTACAACAGCAGGAGATGCCCAGGCTTCGACGAGTGCAGCCGCTCCCGCCCCTCAACCGCGGCGGCGCAAGAATCAGCAGCCGCAGGAGTACATTGACGAAGACTCGGTCGAAGACGCCCTGCTCCAGCTGCAGGTCATGTACGACGTGCTGATCCATCACACCGCCGCGGCCGTCGAGACGGCGCAGTGGGTCGCAGTCTTCACGCAGCACATCTCGACGGTGCCGTACCGGAAGCAGCGCGAGGCGACCAACGCCGCGGGCGCCGGCTTCTGCATGGAGACAGGTCAGGTCCGCACGGGCGAGGACGTCAAAGATACCTACGTGCGGATGCTGCAGGAGATTGTGCGCGTCACGCAGCCCGTGGCGTACGGCATCGTGTCCGAGTTTGGGACGGTCGGGGAGCTGGTCAAGGCGTTTGAGGAGCGAGGGCCGCTTTGTCTGGAGAACTGCCGCAAGAGTACGAATAAGGATGGCGGTTTTTCGGATCGGGCCATTGGGAAGGCTGTCAGTAAGAGGATCTACAAGATCTTCACGGAGACGGACGAATGGAGTACGGATGTATAG
- a CDS encoding phosphoglycerate mutase, which yields MHLNDGCEGSTQCGYKNLIAPLSLPQSSTFVLTLSPFLPTAAPQKQPPEHIPRKALFGPLEKAAMGAVHLYLIRHGESVDNSGSQLSFSSLSEKSNLSPILISSALFVGVARVCSAGSRDAPLTNHGVLQAKRLGEHLATRTAAASAPITHVFSSNLQRAHRTAMLAAHTGDADAQASSSTDAGSIPSTVGVAPLQLAELREKHFGTGEGQRFGARSSGKRHEGAEDHDSMRVRAERFVDEYLAPLFACVEGERDEEQEGASNGTESIIIVAHGIILGVLARVLLAAGNFGSLATGTSDQQQRFSWCNTGYLLIHIKSMPAVDAKESAGLRSGTQEPRWPHLKLEIVEVNCTEHLRGLKKTRGGIGSAKFDEKQKTLSAFFKPTASKRKHEDS from the exons ATGCACTTAAACGATGGCTGCGAGGGCTCCACACAATGCGGCTACAAAAATCTGATCGCGCCTCTTTCTCTCCCTCAATCTTCCACTTTCGTCCTCACGCTTTCTCCTTTCCTGCCCACTGCGGCACCTCAAAAGCAACCCCCCGAGCACATTCCGAGAAAGGCGCTGTTTGGTCCGCTTGAAAAAGCAGCCATGGGCGCGGTTCATCTCTACCTCATTCGCCACGGCGAATCCGTCGATAAT TCTGGGTCGCAGCTTTCTTTTTCGTCTCTTAGCGAAAAGTCAAACTTGTCACCCATTCTAATTAGCAGCGCGCTCTTTGTGGGCGTGGCGCGTGTTTGCAGTGCTGGGTCTCGCGACGCACCTTTGACGAACCATGGCGTCTTGCAAGCCAAGCGCCTGGGTGAACATCTCGCGACGCGAACCGCTGCGGCCTCGGCCCCCATCACGCATGTCTTTTCGTCGAATCTTCAAAGAGCCCACCGCACTGCGATGCTAGCAGCCCACACTGGCGATGCCGATGCCCAGGCATCGTCTAGTACCGACGCTGGGTCCATACCCTCAACGGTTGGAGTGGCCCCGCTGCAGTTAGCAGAGCTCCGGGAGAAACATTTTGGAACAGGCGAGGGTCAGAGGTTCGGCGCCCGGTCGTCTGGAAAGAGACATGAAGGCGCCGAAGACCACGACTCGATGCGCGTGCGTGCGGAGCGGTTCGTTGACGAGTACCTCGCTCCTCTCTTCGCTTGCGTCGAAGGAGAGCGAGATGAAGAGCAAGAGGGTGCCAGCAACGGTACGGAGAGCATCATCATTGTTGCCCATGGCATCATCCTGGGCGTGCTGGCGAGGGTTCTCCTTGCCGCTGGCAACTTTGGATCTTTGGCAACCGGCACGTCGGACCAGCAACAGCGTTTCTCGTGGTGCAACACCGGTTATCTCTTGATTCACATCAAGTCGATGCCGGCAGTCGATGCGAAAGAGTCTGCTGGTCTGCGAAGCGGTACGCAGGAACCCAGATGGCCCCATCTGAAGCTTGAAATTGTGGAAGTCAACTGCACTGAACACCTTCGCGGTTTGAAAAAGACGCGCGGAGGGATTGGCAGCGCAAAATTTGACGAGAAGCAGAAGACGCTCAGCGCGTTCTTCAAACCGACTGCATCCAAACGGAAGCACGAGGACAGCTGA
- a CDS encoding oligopeptide transporter 8, whose amino-acid sequence MAGFGKSTKGYKDNTVITATALDAGVPSPAAGASNDVRLILEDDKSDDGLKTTDPERHESDDERKLVNGGVVIRDGNDVARYVVSTQDDGDASCTFRSFIIGSGLTALAACINQIYFYKPVDVSFASVFLCLMAYVIGVAWSVVLPRRQHVEKYLPSQAKWLGPVVHFINPGHFGLKEHAVASILSTSSGNGAAIVQVFGAERLFYNRSTDPATAILTVFSASIFGYGLVGILRSIIVHPSEMVWWQCLPMISIYQTLHREPEGNNKDRLRVFGFTSIGMFIWEPIVSYVWPWLNGISIPCLASMKAAPPTRKVLMTIFGGINSNEGQGIFNFSLDWQYITSRYMSLPLLQQANSWVGIVLSYIMCFSFYYGGAWGAKKYPFMSTAMFDGKTGKVYNQTAVFGQNAILDTEALEVHGLPRLTASNIWANMAAMAAIGALLTHIALFYGPLIKRSLKQAWKKQETDIHYKIMQENYKDVPIWWYIVILLVGFFTGLGAVIKGHTTLDAWAYVCAILLGCIVAPFSLCLYGLLGTSVATNNLSKMLCGVLQPGKPVANLYFSMFSHEVTVLSVFLSTDLKMAQYLKIPWRTMFILQTWGSLFGTALNYVIMDTIVANRREILLDPIGTQVWSGRKIQSLNTTAVTWSLAKYVYGFGKDGYGWIPLSIVVGAAIPVALWLVSKKYKTIYGWEVSKFVTPVIFHNASETTSGTTSVIWSQVLVGLWSQWYMRLRHPAWFGKYNYIVGGGLDAGAKVMMFILTFAVAGGSGKEVPFPTWWGNPESSSKQYADYCGTG is encoded by the exons ATGGCAGGCTTCGGGAAGAGCACGAAGGGTTACAAAGATAACACGGTTATCACTGCCACTGCGTTGGACGCAGGTGTCCCTTCGCCAGCAGCCGGCGCTTCGAATGATGTACGTCTGATTCTGGAGGACGACAAGTCAGACGACGGCCTGAAGACGACGGATCCTGAGCGGCATGAGTCGGACGACGAGAGAAAGCTCGTCAATGGTGGTGTCGTTATCAGGGATG GCAACGATGTAGCAAGATACGTCGTTAGTACCCAAGACGATGGAGATGCGTCTTGTACCTTTCGATCGTTCATCATTGGCTCTG GCCTTACAGCCCTTGCGGCCTGCATCAATCAAAT ttacttttataagcctgTCGATGTTTCATTTGCCTCGGT GTTTCTGTGCTTGATGGCATATGTGATCGGAGTTGCTTGGTCAGTTGTGCTTCCTCGACGGCAGCATGTGGAAAAGTATCTTCCATCGCAAGCGAAATGGCTTGGACCAGTTGTTCACTTTATCAACCCAGGCCATTTTGGGTTGAAGGAACATGCCGTCGCATCGATCCTTTCCACATCGAGCGGAAATGGCGCTGCAATCGTGCAGGTGTTTGGTGCAGAACGGCT GTTCTACAACCGCAGCACCGACCCTGCTACTGCAATTCTGACAGTTTTCTCGGCATCAATCTTCGGATATGGTCTCGTTGGCATCCTGAGATCCATCATCGTTCATC CGAGTGAGATGGTCTGGTGGCAATGCCTCCCCATGATCTCCATCTATCAGACTCTCCACCGCGAGCCCGAAGGCAACAACAAAGACAGGCTCCGAGTGTTTGGCTTCACCTCCATTGGCATGTTTATATGGGAGCCCATAGTATCCTACGTCTGGCCCTGGCTGAACGGCATCTCCATCCCATGTCTCGCTTCTATGAAGGCCGCGCCACCAACTCGGAAGGTCCTAATGACCATCTTTGGAGGCATCAACTCCAACGAGGGCCAGGGAATCTTCAACTTCTCCCTGGACTGGCAGTACATCACGTCGCGATACATGTCCCTGCCGCTCCTACAACAAGCCAACTCTTGGGTGGGCATCGTGCTCTCTTACATCATGTGCTTCAGTTTCTACTACGGTGGAGCATGGGGTGCCAAGAAGTATCCTTTCATGTCGACGGCCATGTTTGACGGGAAGACTGGCAAGGTCTACAACCAGACGGCTGTGTTTGGGCAAAACGCGATCCTCGATACTGAGGCGTTGGAGGTACATGGGCTCCCTCGGTTGACGGCGTCCAACATCTGGGCGAATATGGCCGCGATGGCTGCCATAGGAGCGCTACTGACTCATATCGCTCTGTTTTACGGGCCACT CATCAAGCGGTCTTTGAAACAAGCCTGGAAGAAGCAAGAGACAGATATTCACTACAAGATTATGCAAGAAAATTACAAAGACGTGCCGATCTGGTGGTACATTGTCATCCTGCTCGTCGGCTTCTTCACTGGCCTTGGAGCCGTCATCAAGGGCCACACCACGCTTGATGCCTGGGCGTATGTTTGCGCCATT CTTCTCGGATGCATTGTCGCGCCATTTTCGCTGTGCTTATACGGCCTACTGGGCACTAGCGTCGCCACGAACAACCTTTCCAAGATGCTGTGCGGCGTACTTCAACCCGGAAAACCTGTCGCCAATTTATACTTCTCGATGTTCAGTCACGAGGTTACTGTCCTCTCTGTATTCTTGTCAACTGACCTCAAGATGGCCCAGTATCTCAAGATCCCGTGGAGAACAATGTTCATCCTGCAAACTTGGGGAAGTCTGTTTGGGACAGCTCTGAACTACGTTATAATGGACACAATTGTAGCAAATCGCCGAGAAATCCTCCTTGACCCTATCGGCACCCAAGTT TGGAGCGGACGCAAGATTCAGTCTCTTAACACGACTGCGGTCACCTGGTCTCTCGCCAAGTATGTCTATGGATTCGGCAAAGATGGTTATGGCTG GATTCCTCTCTCCATCGTCGTCGGGGCTGCTATCCCCGTTGCCTTGTGGCTTGTATCCAAGAAGTACAAGACTATCTACGGCTGGGAAGTAAGCAAGTTCGTCACCCCTGTCATATTCCACAATGCCTCAGAGACGACATCTGGAACTACTTCTGTCATCTGGTCTCAGGTCCTGGTTGGCTTGTGGTCTCAATGGTACATGCGCTTGCGTCATCCTGCCTGGTTCGGCAAATACAACTACATCGTCGGCGGTGGTCTCGATGCAGGTGCCAAGGTCATGATGTTCATTTTGACCTTTGCCGTTGCGGGTGGATCAGGGAAAGAGGTGCCATTTCCCACG TGGTGGGGAAACCCGGAATCCAGTTCCAAGCAGTACGCTGATTACTGCGGTACTGGCTAG
- a CDS encoding isoeugenol monooxygenase, producing the protein MAPGRTDDEAAEVATSSKTHAISNYGLATKWPEAYDLAGSNLPCRLEGEIGDLVVLGEIPKEIDGTFYRVMTDPFVPPHPNNVPLDGDGNISAFRIKDGRVDMKMRYVETERYKLERKANKALFGLYRNPFTHHPCVRAAVDSTANTNVVLWADHFLALKEGGLPYSVDPQTLETIKYDPFGQIIAKTFTAHPKIDPYTNELVVFGYEARGLASLDIVIYALDSNGVKHDEQWIKSPWCAPIHDCAITPNWIILALWPFEASVDRMKKGGHHWAWDYDLPATFIVAPRRSSTKLPPGWQPGESRVYSWKNCMLIHTGGAWESEDGETLFMETTRVHDNGFPFFPTNEGVYPAPNPKSDYVRWTFDLSQPTNSTVPDPEIILDMPAEFPRLDERFLSKSYNYVWINVYIHEDQSGDGHTIVEGLNGLAMHNSKTKETKCFNAGPESFCQEPIFIPRSDDAPEGDGWVMTMVERRGANRNEIVVLDTKDFENPIAVIQLPFHVKAQVHGNWVDQRRLKAWQKLARDAVPEPISGQGALEPL; encoded by the coding sequence ATGGCTCCTGGTCGAACAGACGACGAAGCGGCTGAGGTCGCCACCTCATCCAAGACACATGCAATTTCGAATTATGGTCTGGCTACGAAGTGGCCGGAGGCCTACGATCTCGCTGGATCCAATCTGCCATGCCGTCTAGAAGGTGAAATTGGCGACTTAGTAGTCCTGGGAGAAATCCCAAAGGAGATCGACGGCACCTTCTACCGAGTCATGACAGACCCCTTCGTGCCGCCCCATCCCAACAATGTTCCCCTAGACGGCGACGGCAACATCTCAGCATTCCGTATCAAAGATGGGAGAGTCGATATGAAGATGCGCTACGTCGAAACCGAGCGTTACAAGCTCGAGCGCAAGGCCAACAAGGCCTTATTTGGTCTCTATCGCAACCCATTCACCCATCACCCCTGCGTTCGTGCCGCAGTGGATTCCACCGCCAACACCAACGTCGTGTTATGGGCCGATCATTTTCTCGCCCTGAAAGAAGGAGGACTGCCCTATTCAGTTGACCCACAGACCTTGGAAACCATCAAATACGACCCTTTTGGACAAATCATAGCAAAGACATTTACAGCTCACCCCAAGATCGATCCCTACACGAATGAGCTAGTCGTATTCGGCTATGAGGCCAGAGGTCTTGCGTCGCTGGACATTGTCATTTACGCACTGGACAGCAACGGCGTGAAGCACGACGAGCAATGGATCAAGTCACCGTGGTGCGCACCAATCCACGACTGTGCCATCACGCCAAACTGGATCATCCTGGCACTTTGGCCATTCGAAGCTAGCGTGGATCGCATGAAGAAGGGAGGGCACCACTGGGCCTGGGACTATGATCTTCCTGCTACCTTCATCGTAGCCCCCCGTCGAAGTTCGACCAAGCTTCCGCCTGGCTGGCAGCCGGGCGAGAGTCGGGTGTACTCGTGGAAGAACTGCATGCTCATTCACACGGGCGGTGCGTGGGAGAGCGAGGACGGGGAGACGCTGTTCATGGAGACGACTCGTGTGCACGACAATGGCTTTCCATTCTTCCCTACGAACGAAGGAGTTTATCCGGCCCCTAATCCCAAGTCTGATTACGTTCGTTGGACTTTTGATCTCTCCCAGCCCACGAATAGCACGGTTCCAGATCCGGAGATTATTCTCGACATGCCTGCAGAGTTCCCTCGGCTTGATGAGCGTTTCCTGTCGAAGTCATATAACTACGTCTGGATCAATGTCTACATTCACGAAGACCAGAGCGGTGATGGCCATACTATTGTCGAAGGACTGAACGGTCTGGCGATGCACAATTCAAAGACGAAAGAAACCAAGTGCTTCAACGCCGGGCCTGAGTCGTTCTGTCAGGAGCCGATCTTCATACCACGAAGCGATGATGCGCCGGAGGGAGACGGATGGGTCATGACCATGGTTGAGCGCAGAGGTGCCAACAGAAACGAGATTGTGGTGCTGGATACGAAGGATTTCGAAAATCCCATCGCTGTCATTCAGTTGCCCTTCCATGTCAAGGCACAGGTCCACGGAAATTGGGTCGATCAGCGCCGGTTGAAGGCGTGGCAAAAGCTGGCGAGGGATGCGGTGCCTGAGCCCATTAGTGGGCAAGGAGCACTGGAGCCATTGTGA